TCGACGTTGGTTTCAACTCAATTCGGTCTAGGACTGAAGGGTTAAGTAGGTAAATCCCAGCATTGATCTTGTTGCCCACAAATATCTTTGGCTTCTCCACAAACCTCTCTACTTTCCCAGTAGATTCTTCCATCACAACAACACCATATTTAGAAGGTTCATCCACCTATTTcaataaatgaatataatttttcatattaaatgcTAATAAATTCCAATCAtccaaataaaatatcaaagcaAAAGGGGGGATTTACCTTGGTTACCATTATAGAAGCCTCTCCTCCATGGGATTTATGAAATTCAATCATCTCTTTGAAAGGATATTCACTGATAACATCACTATTTAGCACAAAAAATGGCTCACCAGAATCATCTATCAGTTTATCCCTAGCCAAAGCAAGGGGACCAGCAGTACCAAGTGGCTCAGTCTCTTGTGAGCACATAATCTTGATCTCAAGCTTTGTTTCAAATTCTTTCAAGAAATTCATCATCACCTGCAATATAAAGATGCTGTAACATTAGTTTATTCCCCATTTTATATCCATTAAATGAAGCCACCTATACACAAAAGTTGACCTCTGGCTGGTAGTTGATAGCCAGGACCACTTCAGTCACTCCAACAGCCCTAAGAGCCTCAATctgataataagaaaaaatggtTAGTTAACCAGAAAGCATAATATTTGGAAAcaggaaaaaaagaaattaaaaaaaaaaaaaaaaaaaaaaaaaaaaaagaagaagatggtttcatttagaaattagaaagCTTTTATAACACGACTGAAGATGGATCCAGAGAAACAGCATATCCATGAATATACCTGATGCAAAATCATGGGTTTGTTTGCAAAATCAACAAGTGGTTTTGGGACACTGAGAGTCAATGGCCTCAACCGAGTGCCAAATCCTCCAACAAGAATAAGTGCCTTCATTCTCAGATTGATGCTTCTGCTGATAAAGATGGATCACAATTtcagtataatataataagataTATAGAACGAAACAAAGAGCACACTTCGAAATGGGCTCTCTTCAATCAATATTTATCCTAGCGGCAAGGAAGAAAGATGCACAATTACGGAACTATGCATTGACATCTGTAAACGAGAAATAAAGATCTACGGCTTGATCTCTTTTCTTACGGCAAGTATGTTGGTCATTCATTGACACATCACACATATAACATATGCACAGTTGCACGAGACTTTGGTGGTGGGGGAGCGGTGGAGTGAACGTCTAAAACGGAAATAGCCACAAAGTAAAGCGACGAAATGGCCTAGCGCATTATCTGGAAAAGGAACAAGTTCCAGCTAATGGACAGGCTGGATCCTCTAATGGAGTGACAACTACATGGCTTTTCTTATACAATTTGGACTACGATCTTGTTGAAAATAGAAATGAGAAGTTACATAGAGTCACGCATGTATCAGAAGTGAAAAATTAGAACCTAATTGAATGGCATTTGCAAGGTGTTGCAGAAGTTTTCTAGTACTAATTAGATCCCAAAAATATTCAAATGCCATCTTCAAACTGCATAGCTTTAAAACAATGTTCTTATCATCTATATCCAACCAAGATCACCCATCACCCTCTCCTACCTATCCATCCTCACCTAGAAAAGAAAGACCGTATAAGTTTTCCCTCTACTGGGCATTTCTATATGATGGGATAATGGGCCCAACTAGCTCGCAGCCCAGTCCAAGTATCTCAGTTTAGCCTAGGTGCACTGAGATCCAACTCAAAAGCCCAATCTAAGCACCTTGTATTTGACCAAAGGTTGCAGCCCATGAAATTCAGCCCAAGCGGTGGCCTTGGTCTAACTCAAAGAACTCAACCAGGAAAAGGCATTTGGTGGAGGATGTTACAAGAATACCAACATTCATACCACTAACATGTGTAATGGTCATGGGGAGGTAGTGAAAGATGTGTTCCAACTACCTGCTGAACTCTTTACTAGGGGCAGTGTAACGATCATTGCCACACGCTATAAATGGAAGGGAGATGCATAGAACTAGATTACATCCGTTCCATTACGGATACTCTAATACTCACTTAGCTTGCATAAAGTCTTTTTAATAGTCGATACTCtcttcaataaatataaatccTATTTACAATTTCCCAAAGTGAATTTGATACTATCGTTTAACACCACCTATAGCGAGCTAATTGAAAAGTTCATATAcctttaataataatcataaaacaCAGTTACATGCAAAGGAAAACCTAATGACACATTGGTGGGTACAAACAAAAGTCAATCTCAAGGAACAAGAATTTAGCTGACTTGCATGAGCAACTTAGCCAAGGTCAAGGGGAGGCTCCTGAGACAAAGAAATAGCCCATGGGGTGAGattgggggtggggggggggggagNNNNNNNNNNNNNNNNNNNNNNNNNNNNNNNNNNNNNNNNNNNNNNNNNNNNNNNNNNNNNNNNNNNNNNNNNNNNNNNNNNNNNNNNNNNNNNNNNNNNNNNNNNggggggggggggggggggggggggggggggggggggagagaggAGGGGAGAGAGAAAggagaaaagaaataaaaggaaggaaaaaaaaagtaataagagagaaaaaaaagaagtcatcaGAACTAAGGGCAACCTGATGGTGTTCAGTGGAGTTGCACAATATTATCTACTTCCTTGCTCTGGCTAGCGTAGGTTATCACGGCCCAATCTAAGTACCTAAGTTGGACCATAGTGCGCTTGGGATGAGTCAAGATACTTAAAAGCCCAATCTAGGCACATTAGATCTGACCAAAGGTTGCCCATAAAAGTCAGCCCAAGCAGTGGTCTCAGTCTAGCTCAGACGACTCAACCCAAGAATGGCGTTTGGTGAAGAATGTTAGAAGAATACCAAAAGTAGTCCACTAATCATATGTAATTGTCACTAGGAGGTAGTGGAGGATGTGTTCCAACTACCTGTTGAACTCTTGCCAAGGGCAGTGTGACGGTCAAGGACACATGCTATAAATGGAGGGGAGATACATAGAACTAGATGTGTTCATTCCACTACATATACTCTTTTACTCACTTAGCTCACCTTAAGCCTTTTGTAACAATTGAAACTCtcttcaataaatataaatcttATTTATAATTTCCCCTAAGTGAATATGATACTATAACTAAAGAATTGACTTTTGTTTTTCAAGTAAATAAGgacaagaaaattaaaagtaaagaaACATGCAGCAGCAAGACGGAGAACCTTCAAATTACATATACTATTAGACAGTTCTTCACTCTCAACAGTATGTGGAATATGTATCTATCTTATGATAGGTGCATCAATTCCCTGTTCTAGTCAGAGATCTGCTTAAAACCACAAAATGAAAGCTAAACCAAACCTCATTAATCTAAATATCATGACAACTAGCCAAGCACACTTTTGTTTGGACAGCATTTCTACTaggttcattccaaaagaaaaatgaaagaatttcAGGACCTCACAGCAAAAGAACAAATCCATTCCTCAAAGAAAGGACTGCCGGAGTTTCCttcaacaaaattttataacaaaCGATcgtagtttttattttataattttagtatctacgtaaaataaagagaaaagcCATGGCCGAAATGGAAGCAAGATACGTCATTTCCTAAGGAGACAAAACAAAATGGAGAAACACAGAATGACTGAATTATATGAAACCTAAACTATTTCTGCTTacaactaaacaaaaaatttcaGAAATCACTAAAAGAGGAACAAAATGGTAAACGGAATCAAAATTGAATCCACATTGTAACAATTCtcaaacaaaaccaaaaaaaaataaaatccatgTTATCACGATTCGAATTCAGATCCAAATTGAAATCCATAATGAGAGAAGTGATCAAGATAATTCACCTCCGTTTACCTACCAATCTAGCCTAGAGGAGTGAATGCCACCGAGTTGAGGAACGAGGCGACTAAAAGTCAGGTCCGGTCCGAGTTAGGAGCTTTTCCCTCGCTTTTGAGACACCAGAGACGACGGTTTGGGATGTCGCCGGAGTCTCCGTGCTTATGTGGATGCGATCCTCGTCGGAAGGGAAAAGCATGGATACCTGGAGAGTGGAGAGTATatgaatgtatttatatatatgtatgtattctGTATGTATAGGTAACAGAAACGGGATCGTCAGATTGACTTCGGGTCGGCGGTTTTGAAACTCAGGCTCCTATTCTATATATCGACTGATCctttttaatttagttatattttttgtcttcttttttccAATATTATTATTGGATAATTGATCCAATTTGGTCTCCTGCTTCATAATAATATGAATCCTAAAATTTTGCATTAGTGATCAACATGATATGGACTATATTTGatataaggcaaaaacttgtgtgagaccgtctcaccatgggACGGgacaggtcgggtcgggtcaagatgcaaatgtaacacttatatgcacaaatgccatacttatatgttcaaatgtaatactaatcaagaataaaatttttgttacttattagggtaaatgtaatacttttaagggaaaatacaatacctttacatttcgatttaaaagtattacatttttctcaaaagtattatatttgtccttataagtgagaggtacttgtcaacattacttattatgaaaaatgtattactttttctcttataagtaacaaaaattgtatttttgattagtgttatatttgagcatataagtgtgagatttgcacatataagtatgacatttgcatggtgttttgacccgacccgacccgtctcacgaataaggatccgtgagacggtctcacacaagtgtgacccattaaTTATGCATATCATACATTATATACACAAACATctatcatattattataataaaaactaAATACCTAaccccacttttttttttgtggggaaGGGGTGACCATACACCCGGGTTAAATAGGATatcgaactacacacgaaattACAATTGAACcatgaactcaaaaaaaaaaaaaaaaaaaaaaaaaaagtcatttccatttttggtcctactgttatcagggcattgccaattttagtccacttcattaatttttgccacattgcggccagtcttatttagtcattgccacttttagtccatcgttaaaatttttgtcaaataaccgtccaaaacaagggtattttggtcttttcatgctttgatcatctccttaacCATTTGCagtagttttccttacacattttcatccaatgaagaggtccggcgaaagccacggctttgtaatgtggctcacatggctttcattggacctcttcattggatgaaaatgtgtaaggaaaaccactgcaaagggtcaaggagatgaccagagcatgaaaagaccaaaaatacccttgtttaggacggccatttgacgaaaattttaacagtggactaaaagtggtaaggactaaataagactggccgcaatgtggcaaaaattaatgaagtggactaaaattgacaatgccccaataacaataggaccaaaaatggaaatgactcaaaaaaaaaaactacaattcaATCTCTGAACAATGCAAAATCATACAATTTAacaaaaatgacttgtttacctGTTGATGGCTGCCGTGGCGGTAATCggatcaaaaaataatttatttttaaattttattttaataatttaaaaaaaaaaaaaaaaccttcatcTGCTCGAAAACAAAGAGACCTTGTAATTTCATGTgtagttcgatgacctatttgacccacGTCAGCCATCAACAGGTAAAcagatcattttttttgttcaattgcatgattttgtgttGTTCAAGGacccaattgtaattttttagttCGATGATCCAATTACAAATTCGTGTGTagttcaatggtctatttgacccttattccttgaatttatattattacacaagctaagaaataaatttggtcaaaatttaatttaagaaaattaaagatattataCTTTGTTTTCCTGGAACATTTGCCCTATAATTAATGTTATATAACTATGGAGTTGGTGGGGTTTAACCTTTGACATTATAatctaaatttaaaagtttgtgTTGTATTTGTCCCAAAATGAGTAGTGGAATGGGTGGCCACGATTATTGTACAAGAAGATCATAAGTTCAATTTTTGTAAACATCGTATCAGTTGCAAACCCCTTACATATGATCTTAATGTGGTAGGCCTCGAAACCAAGCATATTATTTCATAAAGCAGAAATTACtataatttttcctaatttaaTTAGATTTATCTTCTCTGTTATCattgtaattacaaaaatgaaaatgtgataTTCATTTGACAAGAAAAATTGCAACATGTGAGGCATCTAACCATGTTACTCCAAATCTGACAACTTTAAGCAAGTGAGAGATGTGACAAATGTATTGGGCTAAggataaaaaaatctaatacaaatataaaatttgtaccACAtgttatttcatatttaataataaagttACATTAAAGTCCAGCTATGACGCTATGTACAATATCGTGAAATATTATAATGTCACAATAAAGTATGTGTTGACATTTGAAGTATAATTTATGTCTCCTTTGAATGTGTAGAAAGTCAATGGTTCCTTGAGATCTGGTTAGTGTGCATAACTCTCTAAAACTTATAGTCTAGTGGGGATGTATAATGTATTGCTTTGCTACACAGTGTCCGCGGACCATTGCCTTGTATAAATTTTAAACCTTTTCTTTACTATTAAGTTTAGACTACTAACCGTTGAAGGTAAGACGAAACGTTGATTATCGACCACTTGAACTATTCTGATAGgacacttttttctttttttttagttatgtGTAAATGCATTTGTCCAACACTATTAAAAACTTAGTATAGTATacattttcaactttttttttgatacattacgTTTCTCAGTTTAACCATACTAATCCTAAGTTCCCAAAATTCATGTTCAAGAACTGCTGAAAGGGGTATATCACAAGTCGCCCCCCAGATTCTCATCTTTTTCATGTACACTTTGCACAcaattttcaatcttttttttaatcaatccaAGTTTCTGACTTCGCCATACCAGCAATTGAAAGTAAGACTAAACGTTAATTAGTCTACCACCTGAACTACTCCAATGGGTGTTGTTGTGTAAATGCATTTGTGCAACACGATTTAAAACTTAGTATAGTATTTGCCTTTATTCAATTCTTttataggaagagaaacaaatgaaattgtaaagaTCTAAAGCATTTAGAGCTAGTAAGAtttaaaaagaacaaaaagaaattagGTCATTTACTCCAAAAAGAAATTAGGTCATTTAAATGGATGTGTTTGATGTAAATTACTATGTAGTGCAATGGTACTTCTGTTACCTTCCGTGAAGGACATTGATTCTTTGAAGTTTGAACTACTTGAACTACTCCAATCGAACATTTACTAAAATTGCTGCAATTTCATTCATAATTTTCTACCTAGCTAATAAGTAACAACTAAACCTCCACTATAAAATTGATTGTAAACATGGTGGTTTTCTCCAACTTAGCCAATCGCCCAATACTGGAACGCCTACCGATAATACTATACGTAACGGAAGCCCCCTCCTTGATGCGTGTCGCATGCATGATGGCGCTACTCGAGATCTTAACCCCATCCTCGATGACGCAGCCGGGGCCGATAGCGACATCCGGTCCGATCACGCATCCCTCTCCGATCTCCGCCGTCTCATCCACCACCACATCTCCCACGATGTGAGTGCCGGAAGCCAGTTTCTGCGGCCATCTCTTCCATAAATTGCGCAATTGACTTACCAGCCCATTGATGTAATAGTTTTGCTGGTCTATCATCAGCCATGTATCCAACCAAAATAGCCCTTTCAGCCACAACCCGTACACTTTCCCGTCGGCTACCATTTTGGGGAACACTTGTTTCTCAAGCGACGTCCGTTTCGGCTCGATTCCGGGGAGAATTGAAGGGTTGAGCAGGTAAATCCCGGCGCTTATTCTCTTGAAGTACCCATCTATTGGGCCTGGCTTCTCTACGAAACTCCTTACTTTCCCAGTGGAGTTGTCCATGTCAATAGCAGCATAGGGTAAATGTTCGTCGTTCGGTTCAAAATTGTTCTGTACCAAtcaaagaaattttattttatttgtttttaaatacgATTATTAAATTCATTTCATGAGTAAATATGATGTCATGT
This portion of the Ipomoea triloba cultivar NCNSP0323 chromosome 5, ASM357664v1 genome encodes:
- the LOC116018963 gene encoding mannose-1-phosphate guanylyltransferase 1-like, translated to MKALILVGGFGTRLRPLTLSVPKPLVDFANKPMILHQIEALRAVGVTEVVLAINYQPEVMMNFLKEFETKLEIKIMCSQETEPLGTAGPLALARDKLIDDSGEPFFVLNSDVISEYPFKEMIEFHKSHGGEASIMVTKVDEPSKYGVVVMEESTGKVERFVEKPKIFVGNKINAGIYLLNPSVLDRIELKPTSIEKEVFPKIAAENKLYAMVLPGFWMDIGQPRDYITGLRLYLESLRKKSSPKLASGAHIVGNVLVDETAKIEEGCLIGPDVAIGPGCVIESGVRLSRCTVMRGVRIKKHTCISSSIIGWHSTVGKWARVENMTILGEDVHICDEIYSNGGVILPHKEIKSSILNPEIVM
- the LOC116018785 gene encoding mannose-1-phosphate guanylyltransferase 1-like isoform X2 translates to MKALILGGYSARMQPSLTFTIPKPLIEFASKPIIFYQIEALEAVGVTEVILAVNYQAQVMQNFMKEHETRFRFKITFSIESEPLGTAGPLALARDKLIDDGSGEPFFVLNCDVFCEEYPFKQLITFHKSHAGEASILVTKNNFEPNDEHLPYAAIDMDNSTGKVRSFVEKPGPIDGYFKRISAGIYLLNPSILPGIEPKRTSLEKQVFPKMVADGKVYGLWLKGLFWLDTWLMIDQQNYYINGLVSQLRNLWKRWPQKLASGTHIVGDVVVDETAEIGEGCVIGPDVAIGPGCVIEDGVKISSSAIMHATRIKEGASVTYSIIGRRSSIGRLAKLEKTTMFTINFIVEV